A genomic segment from Alistipes senegalensis JC50 encodes:
- the xylA gene encoding xylose isomerase, with protein sequence MATTSYFPTVEKIKFEGKDSKNPMAFRYYDPEKVVKGKKMKDWFKFSMAWWHTLCAEGGDQFGGGTKTFPWNAAACPVERAKAKMDAGFEFMQKMGIEYYCFHDVDLVDEAATPEEYEKNLREIVAYAKQKQAETGIKLLWGTANVFGHARYMNGASTNPDFDAAARAMLQIKNAIDATIELGGENYVFWGGREGYMSLLNTDMKREKEHMATMLRMARDYARSKGFKGNFLIEPKPMEPMKHQYDVDTETVIGFLRAHGLDKDFKVNIEVNHATLAGHTFEHELQCAVDAGMLGSIDANRGDYQNGWDTDQFPIDLYEMVQAMMVIVRGGGLQGGGTNFDAKTRRNSTDLEDIFIAHIAAMDVMARALLIAADILDNSPYEKMLAERYASYDQGEGKAFEEGRLTLEQVADYARKHEPVQRSGKQELYEAIVNMYI encoded by the coding sequence ATGGCAACAACAAGCTACTTTCCCACGGTGGAAAAGATCAAGTTCGAAGGCAAGGATTCGAAAAACCCGATGGCGTTCCGCTACTACGATCCCGAGAAGGTCGTGAAGGGCAAAAAAATGAAGGACTGGTTCAAGTTCTCGATGGCGTGGTGGCACACCCTCTGCGCCGAGGGCGGCGACCAGTTCGGCGGCGGCACCAAGACCTTCCCGTGGAACGCGGCGGCATGTCCCGTCGAGCGCGCCAAGGCCAAGATGGACGCCGGATTCGAGTTCATGCAGAAGATGGGCATCGAGTACTACTGCTTCCACGACGTGGACCTCGTGGACGAGGCCGCCACGCCCGAGGAGTATGAGAAGAACCTCCGGGAGATCGTCGCCTACGCCAAGCAGAAGCAGGCCGAAACCGGCATCAAGCTGCTGTGGGGCACGGCCAACGTCTTCGGACACGCCCGCTACATGAACGGCGCCTCGACCAACCCCGACTTCGACGCCGCGGCCCGCGCCATGTTGCAGATCAAGAACGCCATCGACGCCACGATCGAGCTGGGCGGCGAAAACTACGTCTTCTGGGGCGGCCGCGAGGGCTACATGTCGCTGCTGAACACCGACATGAAGCGCGAGAAGGAGCACATGGCCACGATGCTCCGCATGGCCCGCGACTACGCCCGTTCGAAGGGCTTCAAGGGCAACTTCCTGATCGAGCCCAAGCCGATGGAGCCGATGAAGCACCAGTACGATGTCGATACGGAGACCGTGATCGGTTTCCTGCGCGCCCACGGGCTCGACAAGGACTTCAAGGTCAACATCGAGGTCAACCACGCCACGCTGGCCGGCCACACCTTCGAACACGAACTGCAATGCGCCGTGGACGCCGGGATGCTGGGTTCGATCGACGCCAACCGCGGCGACTACCAGAACGGCTGGGACACCGACCAGTTCCCGATCGACCTCTACGAGATGGTGCAGGCCATGATGGTCATCGTCCGCGGCGGCGGCCTCCAGGGCGGCGGTACGAACTTCGACGCCAAGACCCGCCGCAACTCGACGGACCTCGAAGACATCTTCATCGCCCACATCGCCGCGATGGACGTGATGGCCCGCGCGCTGCTGATCGCCGCCGACATCCTCGACAACTCGCCCTACGAGAAGATGCTCGCCGAGCGTTACGCCTCCTACGACCAGGGCGAGGGCAAAGCCTTCGAGGAGGGCAGACTCACGCTCGAACAGGTCGCCGACTACGCCCGCAAGCACGAACCCGTGCAGCGGAGCGGCAAGCAGGAGCTCTACGAGGCGATCGTAAATATGTATATCTAA
- a CDS encoding sialate O-acetylesterase, giving the protein MKRTLLLASALCLAAAACARPDTVYVAHGAAHTPRIELADGHAIEPRPMPGDTLTAGGVCFVRLPRLRLVLCIGQSNMAGRGPMDAGAADTLRGVYLFNDSARFERAAEPMNRYSTVRKELGMQRIGPVGSFAARYAEVTGAPVGVVVNARGGSSIDEWLPGSETDYLAKAVERIRAAGDWGDFAAVLWHQGEADSAHPERYGAKLRRLVAILRTELGNPSLPVVFGEIAHWNWTNRAEGTAPFNAMLRSLRIPHTACVSAEGLAPMKDETDPHFSAASQRELGRRYAEALLKIR; this is encoded by the coding sequence ATGAAACGCACCCTCCTGCTGGCATCGGCCCTGTGCCTCGCCGCCGCGGCCTGCGCCCGTCCCGACACGGTCTACGTGGCCCACGGAGCTGCGCATACCCCGCGCATCGAACTCGCGGACGGACATGCCATAGAACCCCGCCCCATGCCGGGCGACACGCTCACGGCCGGCGGCGTCTGCTTCGTGCGGCTGCCGCGCCTGCGGCTCGTGCTCTGCATCGGGCAGTCGAACATGGCGGGCCGGGGTCCGATGGACGCCGGGGCCGCCGACACGCTCCGCGGGGTCTACCTCTTCAACGACTCCGCCCGATTCGAACGCGCCGCGGAGCCGATGAACCGCTACTCCACCGTCCGCAAGGAGCTCGGCATGCAGCGCATTGGCCCCGTCGGGAGCTTCGCCGCACGCTATGCGGAGGTCACGGGCGCCCCGGTGGGCGTCGTGGTCAACGCCCGCGGCGGCTCGTCGATCGACGAGTGGCTGCCCGGCTCCGAAACGGACTATCTGGCCAAAGCCGTCGAACGCATCCGCGCCGCAGGCGACTGGGGCGACTTCGCGGCCGTGCTGTGGCATCAGGGCGAGGCCGATTCGGCGCATCCCGAACGTTACGGGGCCAAACTCCGCCGCCTCGTCGCAATCCTGCGCACGGAGCTCGGCAACCCCTCGCTGCCGGTGGTCTTCGGCGAAATCGCCCACTGGAACTGGACGAACCGCGCCGAGGGCACGGCCCCCTTCAACGCCATGCTCCGCAGCCTGCGCATCCCGCACACGGCCTGCGTATCGGCCGAGGGGCTCGCGCCGATGAAAGACGAAACGGACCCGCACTTCTCGGCCGCGAGCCAGCGCGAACTGGGGCGCCGCTACGCCGAAGCCCTGCTGAAAATCCGATAA
- the xylE gene encoding D-xylose transporter XylE — MTSNQQTGSRAYLFSIVLVAIIGGLLFGYDTAVVSGAEQALDQFFRSAADFTYTSWMHGFTASSALIGCVIGGAISGLLASRFGRKRSLVMAAVLFFISAVGSWRPESGILPYGEASLPLLVSFNIYRIIGGIGVGLASAVCPMYIAEISPAKIRGTLVSCNQFAIIFGMLVVYFVNYLIRNQLGDTGEAIQAAMIQIGWRRMFLSEAFPAGAFFLLIMLVPETPRFLALRGCDAKAFAVLERINGTAEARSILDDIKATVHEKREKLFAYGTAVILIGILLSFFQQAIGINVVLYYAPRIFENMGASGDASMLQTVVMGIVNIIFTVVAIFTVDKVGRKPLLIIGSAGMMIGMAALAALSFSDTIGIAALVFIILYTASFMMSWGPICWVLISEIFPNTIRSQAVAIAVAAQWISNFLVSATFPSLSAWSVGGTYCIYALMSLASAVFVWRWVPETKGKTLEEMSKLWKA, encoded by the coding sequence ATGACTTCAAACCAACAAACCGGCAGCCGCGCCTACCTCTTCTCCATCGTTCTGGTGGCGATCATCGGCGGACTGCTCTTCGGTTACGACACGGCCGTCGTGTCGGGCGCCGAACAGGCCCTCGACCAGTTCTTCCGGAGCGCCGCGGACTTCACCTACACGTCGTGGATGCACGGCTTCACCGCTTCGAGCGCGCTGATCGGCTGCGTCATCGGCGGTGCGATCTCGGGGCTGCTGGCTTCGCGCTTCGGGCGCAAACGTTCGCTCGTCATGGCGGCGGTGCTCTTCTTCATCTCGGCCGTCGGTTCGTGGCGGCCCGAGAGCGGCATCCTCCCCTACGGCGAGGCTTCGCTTCCGCTGCTGGTGTCGTTCAACATCTACCGCATCATCGGCGGCATCGGCGTCGGACTGGCCTCGGCCGTCTGCCCGATGTACATCGCCGAGATCTCCCCGGCGAAGATCCGCGGCACGCTCGTCTCGTGCAACCAGTTCGCCATCATCTTCGGCATGCTGGTCGTCTATTTCGTCAACTACCTGATCCGCAACCAACTCGGCGACACGGGCGAAGCCATCCAGGCCGCCATGATCCAGATCGGCTGGCGGCGGATGTTCCTCTCCGAGGCTTTCCCGGCGGGCGCCTTCTTCCTGCTGATCATGCTCGTGCCCGAAACCCCGCGGTTCCTCGCCCTGAGGGGCTGCGACGCCAAGGCTTTCGCCGTGCTCGAACGCATCAACGGCACGGCCGAGGCACGCTCGATCCTCGACGACATCAAGGCCACGGTGCACGAAAAGCGCGAAAAGCTCTTCGCCTACGGCACGGCCGTGATCCTGATCGGCATCCTGCTGTCGTTCTTCCAGCAGGCCATCGGCATCAACGTCGTGCTCTACTACGCCCCGCGCATCTTCGAGAACATGGGCGCTTCGGGCGACGCCTCGATGCTTCAGACCGTCGTCATGGGCATCGTCAACATCATCTTCACCGTCGTGGCGATCTTCACCGTTGACAAGGTGGGCCGCAAGCCGCTGCTCATCATCGGGTCCGCGGGCATGATGATCGGCATGGCGGCCCTCGCGGCGTTGTCGTTCTCCGACACCATCGGCATCGCGGCGCTGGTGTTCATCATCCTCTACACCGCGTCGTTCATGATGTCGTGGGGTCCGATCTGCTGGGTGCTCATCTCGGAGATCTTCCCCAACACCATCCGGTCGCAGGCCGTGGCCATCGCCGTGGCGGCGCAGTGGATCTCGAACTTCCTCGTGTCGGCGACCTTCCCGTCGCTGAGCGCCTGGAGCGTCGGCGGCACCTACTGCATCTACGCGCTGATGTCGCTCGCCTCGGCGGTCTTCGTCTGGCGGTGGGTCCCCGAAACCAAGGGCAAGACCCTCGAAGAGATGTCGAAACTCTGGAAGGCTTAA
- a CDS encoding potassium/proton antiporter: MIDISGENVVLVGALLLFVAVMAGKVAYRFGAPALLLFLGVGMLFGLDFISYRSVDMTQFVGMIALCIILFTGGMDTSFQEIKPIIGPGVVLATVGVVMTAVVLAGFVWLIAPWIGLQISFPLALLLASTMSSTDSASVFSILRSKKQGLKQHLRPLLELESGSNDPMAYMMTILLISIVTNTSGGVGMGMSIVYFVIQMIVGALSGYLIGRLAVWTINKINLANHSLYSVLLLAFIFFAFAFTDLVRGNGYLAVYLAGLVVGNHKLTQKRSLTVFFDGFTWLMQIVMFLTLGLFVNSDELFRSEVLILGCAVGAFMILVARPVTVFACLLPFRRFTTKARLYISWVGLRGAVPILFAIYPMMADVEQAGLLFNVVFLSTIISLVVQGTTVSGMANLLGLAYEERESAFDVNMHEDMKSVLTEVEVNESMLDSGHTLKEITLPENTLVMMVCRKGEYFVPQGKTELHLGDKLLVISDRGEELESTYKDMGIDDVMKLG; this comes from the coding sequence ATGATAGACATCAGTGGTGAAAATGTAGTGTTGGTCGGAGCCTTGCTGCTCTTCGTGGCGGTGATGGCCGGTAAGGTCGCCTATCGTTTCGGCGCCCCGGCGCTGCTGCTCTTTCTGGGAGTGGGCATGTTGTTCGGTCTGGACTTCATCTCGTACCGTTCGGTCGATATGACGCAGTTCGTGGGCATGATCGCCCTCTGCATCATCCTCTTCACGGGCGGTATGGATACCTCTTTCCAGGAGATCAAGCCCATCATCGGGCCCGGCGTCGTGCTGGCCACGGTGGGGGTGGTGATGACGGCCGTGGTGCTGGCGGGCTTCGTGTGGCTCATCGCGCCGTGGATCGGATTGCAGATCTCCTTCCCGCTGGCCCTGTTGCTCGCCTCCACGATGTCTTCGACCGACTCGGCGTCGGTGTTCTCCATCCTGCGAAGCAAGAAACAGGGACTCAAACAGCACCTGCGCCCGCTGCTGGAGCTGGAGAGCGGTTCGAACGACCCGATGGCCTACATGATGACGATTCTGCTGATCAGCATCGTGACGAACACCTCGGGCGGCGTCGGTATGGGCATGAGCATCGTCTATTTCGTGATCCAGATGATCGTCGGCGCCCTGTCGGGCTACCTGATCGGCCGGCTGGCGGTGTGGACGATCAACAAGATCAACCTCGCCAACCACTCGCTCTATTCGGTGCTTCTGCTGGCTTTCATCTTCTTCGCCTTCGCCTTCACCGACCTCGTCAGGGGCAACGGCTATCTGGCCGTCTATCTGGCGGGTCTGGTCGTGGGCAATCACAAACTGACGCAGAAACGGTCGCTGACGGTCTTTTTCGACGGTTTCACCTGGCTGATGCAGATCGTGATGTTCCTCACGCTGGGACTGTTCGTCAACAGCGACGAGTTGTTCCGTTCCGAGGTGCTGATCCTGGGCTGCGCCGTCGGCGCGTTTATGATCCTCGTGGCGCGTCCCGTCACGGTCTTCGCGTGCCTGCTGCCTTTCCGGCGCTTCACCACCAAGGCGCGGCTTTATATCTCGTGGGTGGGATTGCGCGGCGCCGTGCCGATCCTCTTCGCCATCTATCCGATGATGGCGGATGTCGAGCAGGCCGGGCTGCTGTTCAACGTGGTGTTCCTCTCGACGATCATTTCGCTCGTGGTGCAGGGAACGACCGTGAGCGGCATGGCCAACCTGCTGGGGCTGGCCTACGAGGAGCGGGAGTCGGCGTTCGATGTCAACATGCACGAGGATATGAAGTCGGTGCTCACGGAGGTCGAGGTCAACGAGTCGATGCTCGACAGCGGGCACACGCTCAAAGAGATTACCCTGCCCGAGAACACGCTGGTGATGATGGTCTGCCGCAAGGGGGAGTATTTCGTGCCGCAGGGCAAGACGGAACTGCACCTGGGCGACAAGCTGCTGGTCATTTCGGACCGCGGCGAGGAGCTCGAATCCACCTATAAGGATATGGGCATCGACGACGTGATGAAGCTGGGCTGA
- a CDS encoding xylulokinase produces MKSLGIDIGSSSVKVSLLDIPTGECVASATNPAAEMPIEALRSGWAEQDPEMWWHYVREGIRQIAVKHPMREVAAIGITYQMHGLVALSEEGEPLRKSIIWCDSRAVGIGAEALEEIGREFCLEHTLNSPGNFTASKLAWVKRNEPEIFAKIHKFMLPGDYIAYRLSGRMSTSISGLSEQILWDFKEERRADFVADRYGIPHAMIPDADVSIGIQAHTDAATERELGIPAGTPISYRAGDQPNNAFSLNVMEAGEIAATGGTSGVVYGITDTPKADPQSRVNTFVHVNHTPGKPRYGILLCINGTGIMNSWIRRNVAQQTMDYAEMNRLAASVPAGSEGLLVVPFGNGAERVLGNRCTGAGIVNIDLNRHTTAHILRAAQEGIAYSFRYGIDIMRGLGLSPDIIRAGQANLFLSPLFRQTLATLTGARIELFNTDGALGAARGAALGAGLYRTREEAFASLRRLEAVEPVAADREALEAGYRAWVAEVERKIQNS; encoded by the coding sequence ATGAAAAGTTTAGGCATAGACATAGGTTCCTCTTCGGTGAAGGTGTCGCTGCTGGACATCCCGACGGGCGAATGCGTGGCTTCGGCCACCAACCCCGCGGCGGAGATGCCCATCGAGGCGCTCCGGAGCGGCTGGGCCGAGCAGGACCCCGAAATGTGGTGGCACTACGTCCGCGAAGGCATCCGGCAGATCGCCGTGAAACACCCCATGCGCGAGGTGGCGGCCATCGGCATCACCTATCAGATGCACGGACTCGTGGCGCTCTCCGAGGAGGGCGAACCGCTGCGCAAGTCGATCATCTGGTGCGACTCCCGGGCCGTCGGGATCGGCGCCGAGGCCCTCGAAGAGATCGGCCGGGAGTTCTGCCTGGAACACACCCTCAATTCGCCGGGCAACTTCACGGCGTCGAAACTGGCGTGGGTGAAGCGCAACGAACCCGAAATCTTTGCGAAAATCCACAAGTTCATGCTCCCGGGCGACTACATCGCCTACCGTCTTTCGGGGCGGATGTCCACGAGCATAAGCGGCCTTTCGGAGCAGATTCTCTGGGATTTCAAGGAGGAGCGCCGCGCGGACTTCGTGGCCGACCGGTACGGCATTCCCCACGCGATGATCCCCGACGCCGACGTTTCGATCGGCATTCAGGCGCACACCGACGCCGCGACGGAACGCGAGCTGGGCATCCCGGCCGGCACGCCCATCTCCTACCGCGCGGGCGACCAGCCCAACAACGCCTTTTCGCTCAACGTCATGGAGGCGGGCGAGATCGCCGCGACGGGCGGCACGAGCGGCGTAGTCTACGGCATCACGGACACCCCGAAAGCCGATCCGCAGTCGCGCGTCAATACGTTCGTCCACGTCAACCACACGCCCGGAAAACCGCGTTACGGCATCCTGCTCTGCATCAACGGTACGGGCATCATGAACTCGTGGATACGCCGCAACGTCGCGCAGCAAACGATGGACTACGCCGAGATGAACCGTCTGGCCGCAAGCGTCCCGGCGGGTTCCGAAGGACTGCTGGTCGTTCCGTTCGGCAACGGCGCCGAGCGCGTGCTCGGAAACCGCTGCACGGGGGCCGGGATCGTCAACATCGACCTCAACCGCCACACCACGGCCCACATCCTCCGCGCCGCACAGGAGGGCATCGCCTACTCGTTCCGCTACGGCATCGACATCATGCGGGGGCTGGGGCTCTCGCCCGACATCATCCGCGCCGGACAGGCCAACCTGTTCCTCTCGCCGCTGTTCCGGCAGACGCTGGCGACGCTCACCGGAGCCCGCATCGAGCTGTTCAACACCGACGGTGCGCTGGGAGCGGCACGCGGTGCGGCGCTGGGAGCCGGGCTTTACAGGACACGCGAAGAGGCTTTCGCCTCGCTCCGCCGGCTGGAGGCCGTGGAACCCGTCGCGGCCGACCGCGAAGCCCTCGAAGCGGGATACCGCGCATGGGTCGCAGAAGTCGAAAGAAAAATTCAAAATTCATAA
- a CDS encoding NUDIX hydrolase codes for MSIQMNQSLSVDCAVFGFNGKSLKVLLIERRYYKPDTRLDKLKLPGAMILENETLPEAAYRVLEEATGLKNVYLKQMDIFSDPKRVAGEELEWINRYHGIQTDRVVTVGYYALVKLDSRTIAYTTAKGAQWVDVDSIQRLAMDHKAILSAALTVLCREMLQSPVAFELLPRKFTIRALQNLYSAVLGIEIDNRNFRKKILASGFLTPTAEKEQGVAHKPAQYYTFNKNAYKKALKDKLKLGFINNWRY; via the coding sequence ATGTCCATCCAGATGAATCAATCGCTGTCGGTAGACTGCGCCGTCTTCGGCTTCAACGGAAAATCGCTCAAAGTGCTGCTCATCGAGCGGCGCTACTACAAGCCCGACACGCGTCTCGACAAGCTCAAACTGCCGGGAGCCATGATCCTCGAAAACGAGACGCTGCCCGAAGCCGCCTATCGCGTCCTCGAAGAGGCCACGGGGCTCAAAAACGTCTACCTGAAGCAGATGGACATCTTCTCCGACCCCAAGCGCGTGGCCGGCGAGGAGCTGGAGTGGATCAACCGCTACCACGGCATCCAGACCGACCGCGTGGTCACCGTCGGCTACTATGCGCTGGTGAAGCTCGACAGCCGCACCATCGCCTACACGACGGCCAAAGGGGCCCAATGGGTCGATGTGGACTCGATTCAGCGGCTGGCCATGGACCACAAGGCGATCCTTTCGGCGGCCCTCACGGTGCTGTGCCGCGAGATGCTGCAATCGCCGGTGGCCTTCGAGCTGCTGCCGCGCAAATTCACGATCCGGGCGTTGCAGAACCTTTACAGCGCCGTGCTGGGCATCGAAATCGACAACCGCAACTTCCGCAAAAAAATACTGGCCTCGGGTTTCCTGACCCCCACCGCCGAAAAGGAGCAGGGCGTGGCCCACAAACCCGCGCAATACTACACGTTCAATAAAAACGCCTACAAAAAGGCCCTGAAAGACAAACTGAAACTGGGATTCATAAACAATTGGAGGTATTAA
- a CDS encoding glycoside hydrolase family 2 TIM barrel-domain containing protein yields the protein MKHIRIILCLTLFLTAASAAARVRYTVNDAWRFTKGSPYNAFQPAADDSAWEVVNIPHTWNAEDAADDVPGFYRGPAWYRKRIVLPADAASKQAYLCFEGANQVVRLYVNGHYAGKHTGGYTRFVFDITKYIVPGGENLFAVEVDNAHDPDIPPLSADFTFFGGIYRDVSLLLTDKVHVAPTDFGSPGVYLSTPEVTAERAAVEVRTLVANSGTEPVRVRVEHRIVAPDGREAARAEDMAEIAAGSVAEQLRRDITIASPRLWDIDEPNLYRVLTRIVAEDGRVLDEVSNPLGLRWFSFDPDKGFSLNGRPRKLVGTCRHQDYLGRGWALPDEMHERDVRLIKEMGGNFLRVSHYPQDPVVMEMCDRLGIVASVEIPVVNAVTESLEFLENSVRMVREMVRQDFNHPSVMIWAYMNETLLHPPYTDETRTKEYYKAIEHVARTLEETIRREDPARYTMIAFHNAPERYAAARLTQIPMIQGWNLYQGWYEKDITGFERILDRLHAQYPDKVLIVTEYGADVDPRLHSFSPEQFDFSQEYGLVYNRHYLEQMRKRPFIAGSSLWNLNAFYSEPRADVVPHVNNKGVTGLDRELKDTYLFYKTVLSRTPQLVIGNREWRNRSGADDGSGRCTQPVPVFTNQPSVTLTVNGRKVGTKRPEGGVAMFDVPFADGENRLVARAGALTDVLTVGFRLAQASPERFTELNVMLGSPRYFDDREAGLAWIPEQPYTPGSWGYVGGEALRRSGTGWLGSASDILGTKNDPVFQTQRVGIESFRADVPDGTYSVYLYWAELDAARQREALAYNLGADGAQQQYTGRRFDVSVNGRKVLENFSIAAEVGFSRAMVRKVEVIARDGQGLRVDFGRIKGEPVLNAIRIYRNH from the coding sequence ATGAAACACATCCGAATCATTCTCTGCCTGACGCTGTTTCTGACCGCCGCTTCGGCCGCGGCACGGGTCAGATACACGGTCAACGACGCCTGGCGTTTCACCAAAGGATCGCCCTACAACGCCTTCCAGCCCGCGGCCGACGACTCGGCGTGGGAGGTGGTGAACATCCCCCACACGTGGAACGCCGAGGACGCCGCAGACGACGTTCCGGGATTCTACCGCGGCCCGGCGTGGTACCGCAAGCGGATCGTCCTCCCGGCCGACGCCGCCTCGAAGCAGGCGTATCTCTGTTTCGAGGGGGCCAATCAGGTGGTGCGGCTCTACGTCAACGGCCATTACGCCGGAAAGCACACGGGCGGCTACACGCGCTTCGTCTTCGACATCACGAAATACATCGTCCCGGGCGGCGAAAACCTCTTCGCCGTCGAGGTGGACAACGCCCACGACCCCGACATTCCGCCCCTGTCGGCCGACTTCACCTTCTTCGGCGGCATCTACCGCGACGTGAGCCTGCTCCTGACCGACAAGGTGCACGTGGCGCCGACCGACTTCGGATCGCCGGGCGTCTACCTCTCGACCCCCGAGGTCACGGCCGAACGGGCCGCGGTCGAGGTGCGGACGCTGGTGGCCAACAGCGGCACGGAACCCGTCCGGGTGCGCGTCGAGCACCGCATCGTCGCGCCCGACGGCCGCGAGGCCGCCCGCGCGGAGGACATGGCGGAAATCGCCGCCGGAAGCGTCGCGGAACAGCTCCGCCGCGACATCACGATCGCTTCGCCCCGGCTGTGGGACATCGACGAACCGAACCTCTACCGCGTACTGACACGCATCGTGGCCGAGGACGGCCGCGTGCTGGACGAGGTTTCCAACCCGCTGGGCCTGCGGTGGTTCTCGTTCGACCCCGACAAGGGCTTCTCGCTCAACGGCCGCCCGCGCAAGCTCGTCGGCACGTGCCGCCACCAGGACTACCTGGGCCGCGGCTGGGCGCTGCCCGACGAGATGCACGAACGCGACGTGCGCCTGATCAAGGAGATGGGCGGCAACTTCCTGCGCGTGTCGCACTACCCGCAGGACCCCGTGGTGATGGAGATGTGCGACCGGCTGGGCATCGTCGCCTCGGTCGAGATTCCGGTGGTCAACGCCGTCACCGAAAGCCTGGAGTTCCTCGAAAACTCGGTGCGGATGGTCCGCGAGATGGTCCGTCAGGACTTCAACCACCCCTCGGTGATGATCTGGGCCTACATGAACGAAACGCTGCTGCACCCGCCCTACACCGACGAAACCCGCACGAAGGAGTATTACAAGGCTATCGAACACGTGGCCCGCACGCTGGAGGAGACCATCCGCCGCGAGGACCCCGCGCGCTACACGATGATCGCTTTCCACAACGCTCCGGAACGGTACGCCGCCGCCCGCCTGACGCAGATTCCGATGATTCAGGGCTGGAACCTCTATCAGGGGTGGTACGAAAAGGACATCACGGGCTTCGAGCGCATCCTCGACCGGCTCCACGCGCAGTATCCCGACAAGGTGCTGATCGTGACCGAGTACGGCGCCGATGTCGATCCGCGCCTGCACTCGTTTTCGCCCGAGCAGTTCGACTTCTCGCAGGAATACGGGCTGGTTTACAACCGTCATTACCTGGAACAGATGCGCAAACGCCCCTTCATCGCGGGTTCGTCGCTCTGGAACCTCAACGCCTTCTACTCCGAGCCGCGCGCCGATGTCGTGCCCCACGTCAACAACAAGGGCGTCACGGGCCTCGACCGCGAGCTGAAAGACACCTATCTTTTCTACAAGACCGTGCTCAGCCGCACCCCGCAGCTCGTCATCGGCAACCGCGAGTGGCGGAACCGCAGCGGTGCGGACGACGGCTCGGGCCGCTGCACACAGCCCGTTCCGGTCTTCACCAACCAGCCGTCGGTGACCCTGACGGTCAACGGCCGCAAGGTCGGCACCAAACGTCCCGAAGGGGGCGTGGCGATGTTCGACGTGCCGTTCGCAGACGGCGAGAACCGCCTCGTGGCCCGGGCCGGGGCGCTCACCGATGTCCTGACGGTCGGATTCCGGCTGGCGCAGGCGTCGCCCGAACGGTTCACCGAACTGAACGTCATGCTCGGTTCGCCCCGCTATTTCGACGACCGCGAAGCGGGTCTGGCGTGGATTCCCGAACAGCCCTACACCCCGGGCAGCTGGGGATACGTCGGCGGCGAGGCGCTGCGGCGCTCCGGAACCGGATGGCTCGGAAGCGCGTCCGACATCCTCGGCACGAAGAACGACCCCGTGTTCCAGACCCAGCGCGTCGGCATCGAGTCGTTCCGCGCCGACGTGCCCGACGGCACCTACTCGGTCTACCTCTACTGGGCCGAACTCGACGCCGCCCGGCAGCGCGAAGCGCTGGCCTACAACCTCGGGGCCGACGGCGCCCAGCAACAGTACACGGGACGCCGGTTCGACGTTTCGGTGAACGGCCGCAAGGTGCTCGAAAACTTCTCGATCGCCGCCGAGGTCGGCTTCTCGCGGGCGATGGTCCGCAAAGTGGAGGTCATCGCGCGCGACGGCCAGGGCCTGCGCGTCGATTTCGGACGCATCAAGGGCGAACCCGTGCTGAACGCCATCCGCATCTACCGCAACCACTGA